A window from Hemicordylus capensis ecotype Gifberg chromosome 2, rHemCap1.1.pri, whole genome shotgun sequence encodes these proteins:
- the LOC128343533 gene encoding cholinesterase-like, protein MPVLLSSFSCLFLLSLSVSTSASEDDAVVVTSSGPIKGKHLTVGSGSVTAFLGIPYAEPPLGKLRFQKPLPHQPWSHVLEATSFGNSCSQKKLIGLPEIEIWTPNNPLAEDCLFLNLWVPYPRPSTPAPILVWIHGGGFITGAASLDIYNGAFLAANENVIVASMNYRLGALGFLYLPPDAPGNVGLWDQWLALKWVKENAAAFGGDPDQLTLLGHSAGAASVGFHLLSSASQPLFARAVLQSGAPNAPWAWKKPEEAKEDALRLSNSMGCANSNHSAIVSCLQGKQLEENTFYVQSHINSLTTDGAFLPDEPWKLLEHIHAKPLLTGITADEGSVFFMFINATEDYGTESWKAILIGMMEDAVKSNGKAVVEAMALKYNNDSNEVARYRRAAAQFFGDYWFVCPMAEFAAKMAGTRSPVYAYTFTHRSNSSTWPEWMGIPHGAEVPYLFGTLARINQSYTEAEAALSRRVMGYWAEFARTGNPTGSAASELQWPLYNATEQNFFHINMDAPQVTQLSPAPLCDFLATHLNATHE, encoded by the exons ATGCCTGTTCTCCTCTCTTCATTCtcatgcctcttcctcctctccctctcggTTTCCACTTCTGCCTCTGAAGATGATGCTGTGGTGGTCACAAGCAGTGGCCCTATTAAAGGCAAGCACCTCACAGTCGGTTCTGGGTCTGTGACTGCCTTTCTGGGTATCCCGTATGCAGAGCCTCCACTGGGGAAACTGCGTTTCCAGAAGCCCCTTCCACATCAGCCATGGAGCCATGTCTTGGAAGCCACTAGCTTTGGCAACTCCTGTTCTCAGAAAAAGCTTATAGGCCTCCCGGAGATAGAGATATGGACTCCTAATAACCCACTTGCAGAGGACTGTCTCTTTCTGAACCTCTGGGTGCCCTATCCAAGACCCTCCACTCCAGCTCCTATCCTTGTATGGATCCATGGTGGGGGGTTTATCACGGGCGCAGCTTCACTAGACATCTACAATGGAGCATTCTTAGCTGCTAATGAGAATGTCATTGTGGCCTCCATGAATTACCGCTTGGGGGCTCTGGGGTTTCTTTACTTGCCACCGGATGCCCCAGGAAATGTGGGCTTGTGGGACCAATGGCTGGCTCTAAAATGGGTGAAGGAGAATGCAGCTGCCTTTGGTGGGGACCCAGATCAGTTGACTCTCCTTGGCCACAGTGCTGGAGCAGCCTCGGTGGGTTTCCACCTCCTCTCATCAGCCAGCCAACCTCTTTTTGCCCGGGCTGTGCTTCAGAGTGGAGCTCCCAATGCCCCCTGGGCTTGGAAGAAACCTGAAGAGGCCAAGGAAGATGCTCTGAGGTTGAGCAACAGCATGGGCTGTGCTAACAGTAATCACAGTGCTATTGTGAGCTGCCTACAGGGGAAGCAACTTGAGGAGAACACATTTTATGTACAGAGTCACATCAACTCCTTGACTACAGATGGGGCGTTCCTCCCTGATGAGCCATGGAAGCTTCTGGAGCACATTCATGCAAAACCACTTCTGACTGGTATCACTGCTGATGAAGGGTCTGTCTTCTTTATGTTCATTAATGCCACAGAAGATTATGGGACAGAGTCCTGGAAGGCCATCCTGATAGGGATGATGGAAGATGCCGTGAAGTCCAATGGCAAAGCTGTGGTTGAAGCTATGGCACTGAAGTACAACAACGACAGCAATGAGGTTGCACGGTACCGTAGAGCTGCAGCCCAGTTTTTTGGAGATTATTGGTTTGTATGCCCAATGGCCGAATTTGCTGCCAAGATGGCAGGGACAAGGAGTCCTGTCTATGCTTATACCTTCACTCACCGCTCCAATAGCTCCACTtggcctgaatggatgggcatcCCCCATGGAGCTGAAGTGCCATATCTGTTTGGAACCCTGGCACGAATAAACCAATCATACACGGAAGCCGAGGCTGCACTGAGCCGCAGAGTGATGGGGTACTGGGCCGAGTTTGCAAGAACTGG GAATCCCACTGGGTCCGCAGCCAGTGAGTTACAGTGGCCCCTCTACAATGCCACAGAGCAGAACTTCTTCCACATCAACATGGATGCACCCCAGGTCACACAGTTATCACCTGCCCCACTCTGTGATTTTCTGGCCACACACCTGAATGCAACACATGAATAG